The DNA window CTCATAAATGCGCTAGGCAAGCGCGCTGTATTGCGCCACTAAGGCACCATGGATCACGCGCCCGCCATCACGCCTGCCAACCGCCCGCTCGACGACGAGGGGGAGCTGAGCAAGCTGCACCCCGGTTACGCCCATGCGCTGAGACTGCGCACCACGCTGACCGCGATCCCGTTCCTGATTGGCGCGCTGGTGGCTGAGGCGGCGATCCGCGATCTCGCGCTGATCCCGCAGGGGATCATCGCCGGGACAGTCTTGGTGATCGCGCTGGCGCTGATCATTCGCGTGCCGGCGACCCGTTACAACGCGCGCGGCTACCAGATCAGTGCTGACCGGCTGCGGGTGGTGCGCGGATTGCTGTTCCGGTCGGACACGGTGGTACCGTTCGGGCGAGTGCAGCATATTGATGTGCATCAAGGCCCGCTCGACCGGTTCTTCGGCATAGCCACTTTGACGCTCCACACCGCGGGCAATCACAATGCCAGCGTGTCGCTTCCCGGTCTCGGCGAGGAGCTGGCGCGCGAGATGCGGGAGGAGATCCGCGCCCATATCCGCCGCGAGACTGTATGAGCGAGCCGCAGCGCACCGCGCCGATCAGCGTCATCCTCGGCGCAATCGGCAGCCTCCGCAGCGCGATTTTCCCGGCGATCGCCATCGCTTTCTCCGGCATCGGCGGCGACGGGCGGTTCCTGATCGCGCTCGGCGTCGGTCTGGCGTCGGTCGTGATCGGCACCGCCTTCAGCTACGCCCACTGGCGGCGGTTGACCTACACCATTGGGGAGACCGACATCCGGGTCGAAAGCGGCCTGTTCAGTCGCTCGGCGCGGTCGGTGCCCTATGAGCGCATTCAGGATGTCAGCCTCGAAGCCAAGCCGCTCCCGCGCCTGTTCGGGCTGGTGGCGGTCAAGTTTGAGACCGGGGCGGGCGGGGCCGATGACCTTGCGCTGCAATACCTCACCGATGCCCAAGGCGAGGATTTGCGCCAGCTGGTGCGTGAACGCCGCGATGACGAGGCAGTAGTCAGCGTCGCCGACCCGGAGGCCCCGGTTCGCAGCGAGCCTGAGGCTGGCGAAGTGCTCTATGCTCTGACGCCCGGGCGCCTGCTCACCTTTGGCCTGTTCGAATTCTCGCTCGCGGTGTTCGCGGTGCTGGGCGGCGCGCTGCAATATGTCGACAATGTTTCGGACATCGACGTCTGGAATGTCGATCTGTGGCGCGGCTGGCTGAGCGAGCAGGGCAGCACGGTGGCGAGCCTTGGCTTGTTTGTGCAGGCCGCAGCGGCGATTGCCGGGCTGCTGGGGCTGGTCGTGATCGGCATGGCGACCGGCGTGGTGCGCACGGGCTTGCGCGATTGGGGCTTTACCCTGACCCGCTCTGCGCGAGGGTTCCGGCGGCAGCGCGGGCTGCTCACCCGCACCGATGTGGTGATGCCCGCGCACCGGGTGCAGGGTTTGGTGATCGGCACTGGCCTCGTGCGCTACCGCTTCGGCTGGCACGGACTGAGCTTCGTCAGCCTAGCCCAGGATGCGGAAGGCGAGAGTCACATCGTCGCCCCCTTCGCCAAGATGGAGGAGATCGCGCCCATCGTCAGCGCAGCGGGCTTCCGCCTGCCGGATGACAGCACGCAGTGGCACCGCGCCAGCACGCGCCAGCGCACCGACACTGTGGTCTTCGGCTCGGCGGTGTTTGTGCTGGCGGCGATCCCGGTCGCGATCTTCGCCCCCTTCGGGCTGTTTCTTCTGCCGCTCGGGGCAGCGGTGCTGGCAGCGGGCGCGAACCTGTATGCCTGGGAGTTCCGCCGCCACGCGATCGACGCCTCGCAGGTCTATGCCAGCCACGGGTTCTTTTCGCCGACCCGCCAGATCGCGACCCGGTTGAAGCTCCATTCAGTCGAGATCGCGCAGGGGCCACTTGCCCGCCTGCGCGGCTATGCAACGGTGCATCTCGGGCTGGCCGGAGGGACTTTCGCGATGCAGGGCGTGCCACTGGCCGAAGCCCGGGCCTTGCGGGCGAGCGTGCTGGAAACCATCGCTTCGACTGATTTCTCGCGGTTGGATCAGGCCCCTCAGAATCAGGCCTTGAGCGAGCCCCACTCGGAGTTTTCCGAGAACTTCTTGGCGACGTAAGAACAATCGGGGCGGATCAGGAAGCCTTGCCGCTGCGCATCCTCGACCATCCGGTCCACTAGCGCGCCCGCCACGCCGCGCCCGCCGATCACCCGCGGCACGATGGTGTGGGCGGCGATGCGGATATCCACGCCGTCACGCTCCCCGCCCGGTTCCCATTCCAGATAGCCTTCATCCGAAGCACCTTCGACCACCGCGACATAGCGTCCGCCTTGACCCGCCACGTGGTGGGTGATTGTCAGCTTTGTCGGTTCCTCGCTCACTCACGTTACTCCTGCTTGTAATGGCTGCGCTGGCGGTTAGAGGCGACAATCCATGACCCCAGCCCAAACCTTCCCGTTCAAACCCTTCCTGTCCGACAACGCCGCGCCCGTCCACCCCCGGCTGTGGGAGGCGATGCGCAAGGCCGATGAAGCGGACAACCCATACGATGGGGACGCGCTCTCGGCTGAGCTCGACGCACGCTTCACCGCGCTGTTCGGGCGCGATTGTGCAGCGCTGTGGGTGGCGACGGGGACGGCGGCGAATTGTCTGGCGCTTGCCACGATGTGCGCGCCGCACGGCGGAGTGGTGTGTCACCGCGAGGCGCATATCGAAGTGGACGAAGGCGGCGCGCCGGGCTTCTTCCTCCACGGCGCCAAGCTGATGCTGGCCGAAGGCGAGGGCGCCAAGCTGACGCCCGAGGATATCGCCGCGTTGATCGACCCGATCCGCAATGATGTGCATCAGGTGCAGCCCCACGCCATCGCGATCACGCAGGCCAGCGAGTATGGCCGCGCCTATTCTCCAGCAGAACTTGCGGCGCTGGGAGCCTTCGCCAAGGAGCGCCGTCTCGGCCTCCACATGGACGGTGCGCGCTTCGCCAATGCGGCGGCGTATCTCGGCGGTTCGCCTGAGACAGCGGCGCGTGCGGCCAGCGGCCCGGTCGATAGTCTCGCCTTCGGCTTCATTAAGAACGGCGGGATGGGGGCCGAAGCAGTGGTGCTGTTCGATCCCGAAGCCGCCATGCAAGTGCGCTATCGC is part of the uncultured Erythrobacter sp. genome and encodes:
- a CDS encoding beta-eliminating lyase-related protein — its product is MTPAQTFPFKPFLSDNAAPVHPRLWEAMRKADEADNPYDGDALSAELDARFTALFGRDCAALWVATGTAANCLALATMCAPHGGVVCHREAHIEVDEGGAPGFFLHGAKLMLAEGEGAKLTPEDIAALIDPIRNDVHQVQPHAIAITQASEYGRAYSPAELAALGAFAKERRLGLHMDGARFANAAAYLGGSPETAARAASGPVDSLAFGFIKNGGMGAEAVVLFDPEAAMQVRYRRKRAGHLQCKGRYLAAQILAMLDDGLWLANAAHANAAAQEVAAGCADRLLHPVEANELFVHLTEAERAALRAKDFAFYDWGPTSARFVTAWNTRPEDAQALGKAIAAL
- a CDS encoding PH domain-containing protein → MSEPQRTAPISVILGAIGSLRSAIFPAIAIAFSGIGGDGRFLIALGVGLASVVIGTAFSYAHWRRLTYTIGETDIRVESGLFSRSARSVPYERIQDVSLEAKPLPRLFGLVAVKFETGAGGADDLALQYLTDAQGEDLRQLVRERRDDEAVVSVADPEAPVRSEPEAGEVLYALTPGRLLTFGLFEFSLAVFAVLGGALQYVDNVSDIDVWNVDLWRGWLSEQGSTVASLGLFVQAAAAIAGLLGLVVIGMATGVVRTGLRDWGFTLTRSARGFRRQRGLLTRTDVVMPAHRVQGLVIGTGLVRYRFGWHGLSFVSLAQDAEGESHIVAPFAKMEEIAPIVSAAGFRLPDDSTQWHRASTRQRTDTVVFGSAVFVLAAIPVAIFAPFGLFLLPLGAAVLAAGANLYAWEFRRHAIDASQVYASHGFFSPTRQIATRLKLHSVEIAQGPLARLRGYATVHLGLAGGTFAMQGVPLAEARALRASVLETIASTDFSRLDQAPQNQALSEPHSEFSENFLAT
- a CDS encoding PH domain-containing protein, giving the protein MDHAPAITPANRPLDDEGELSKLHPGYAHALRLRTTLTAIPFLIGALVAEAAIRDLALIPQGIIAGTVLVIALALIIRVPATRYNARGYQISADRLRVVRGLLFRSDTVVPFGRVQHIDVHQGPLDRFFGIATLTLHTAGNHNASVSLPGLGEELAREMREEIRAHIRRETV
- a CDS encoding GNAT family N-acetyltransferase, with translation MSEEPTKLTITHHVAGQGGRYVAVVEGASDEGYLEWEPGGERDGVDIRIAAHTIVPRVIGGRGVAGALVDRMVEDAQRQGFLIRPDCSYVAKKFSENSEWGSLKA